In uncultured Campylobacter sp., the following are encoded in one genomic region:
- the rplL gene encoding 50S ribosomal protein L7/L12, with product MAISKEDVLEYISNLSVLELSELVKEFEEKFGVSAAPVMVAGGAGVGGAGAAAAEEKTEFDVVLLDAGDKKINVIKVVRALTGLGLKEAKDATEATPSVLKEGLNKEDAEKAKKELEEAGAKVELK from the coding sequence ATGGCAATTTCAAAAGAAGACGTTTTAGAGTATATCTCTAATCTTTCGGTGCTAGAGCTTAGCGAGCTAGTTAAAGAATTCGAGGAAAAATTCGGCGTAAGCGCAGCTCCGGTTATGGTAGCCGGCGGCGCAGGTGTTGGCGGCGCAGGTGCGGCAGCGGCTGAAGAGAAAACGGAATTCGACGTCGTATTGCTTGATGCGGGTGACAAGAAAATCAACGTAATTAAGGTTGTTCGCGCCTTAACGGGTCTTGGTCTAAAAGAAGCCAAAGACGCTACCGAGGCTACTCCGTCCGTTCTTAAAGAGGGACTTAACAAAGAAGACGCCGAGAAGGCTAAAAAAGAGCTTGAAGAAGCAGGTGCTAAAGTCGAACTCAAATAA